Proteins found in one Ptychodera flava strain L36383 chromosome 3, AS_Pfla_20210202, whole genome shotgun sequence genomic segment:
- the LOC139127333 gene encoding low affinity immunoglobulin epsilon Fc receptor-like, giving the protein MFRLLMCLLLLASCVFVEVELRKVGRKFKVKKVRNKLAKKKPEAKPTTYFYNYVDDTSLSWENASYYCQDRWGVVVTIPDQQTQDYLAGWLTRENIAGPVYLGIEKYEKKGGGRGWRFFNETEVEYTNWAPGEPNEESNRCAVIR; this is encoded by the exons ATGTTTCGACTTCTGATGTGCTTGCTGCTTCTGGCGAGTTGCGTCTTCGTAGAAGTGGAACTTCGAAAAGTTGGT AGAAAGTTCAAGGTCAAGAAAGTCCGTAACAAATTGGCGAAAAAGAAGCCAG AAGCTAAACCTACCACATACTTCTACAACTACGTCGACGACACCAGCCTCAGCTGGGAGAACGCCAGCTATTACTGCCAAGACAGATGGGGTGTTGTCGTCACCATCCCCGACCAACAAACCCAAGACTACCTCGCCGGTTGGTTGACCAGAGAGAACATAGCCGGGCCGGTCTACCTGGGCATCGAGAAGTACGAGAAGAAAGGTGGTGGGCGTGGATGGCGGTTTTTCAACGAGACCGAAGTGGAGTACACGAACTGGGCTCCGGGAGAACCGAACGAGGAGTCAAATCGATGCGCCGTCATCAGGTAA